The Anolis sagrei isolate rAnoSag1 chromosome 10, rAnoSag1.mat, whole genome shotgun sequence genome contains the following window.
AATTAAGGACGAGAATGACAATGCCCCGGTGTTCACGCAGCCCATTATTGGACTTTCCATCCCTGAGAACAATGCCCCTGGCACACAGCTGACCAAGATAAGTGCTACAGATGCAGACAGTGGCCGCAATGCCGACATCAGCTACATGCTGGGATTGGATGCACCTCCCATTTTCAACCTGGACCGCCGCACCGGCATTCTGACAGCAGTACGGAAGCTGgacagagaaaagcaggatagataTTCATTTACAGTGCTCGCTAAAGATAATGGCATGCCGCCTTTGCAGACTAATGCTACAGTGACAGTTTCAGTCTTGGACCAAAATGATAATAGCCCCGCTTTCACACACAATGAGTATAATTTCTATGTGCCAGAAAATCTACCCATGTATGGCACTGTTGGACTCATCACTGTGACAGATGCAGATTCTGGAGAGAACGCGGCAGTGACTTTGTCTATTTTGAATGGGAGAGATAATTTCATCATCGATCCCCTCACTGGTGTCATAAGGCCCAATATAACCTTTGACAGGGAGCAGCAAGGCTCTTATACCTTTCAGGTGAAGGCTGTGGATGGAGGAAGGCTACAGCGCTCATCGACTGCCAAAGTGACCATCAACGTGGTTGACGTGAATGACAACAGACCTGTGTTTGTCATCCCATCATCCAACTACTCGTATGACTTGGTTCCAATGTCCACCAGCCCTGGCTCTGTTGTCACAAAGGTTTTTGCTGTTGACAATGACACAGGAATGAATGCAGAGCTTCGCTACAGTATTATAGGCGGGAATTCAAGAGGATTGTTTGTAATTGATCAGTTAACCGGCAATGTTTCCTTAAGAGAAAAAGTCGTATCAGCAGATCATGGTTTGCACAGACTAGTAATCAAAGTCAACGATTTAGGACAACCCGAGTCACTATATACTATAGCACTGGTGCATTTATTTGTGAACGAAACAGTCACCAATGGATCGTATGTCCAAGAGTTAGTGCGCCGAAACATGGAAACGCCAGTTGGCCAAAATGTTGGGGATGGTGAGATCACCCCACAAACCAATGATTATGTCAAGATCATTATTGCCATCATTGCCGGCACCATGACCGTAATATTGGTGATCTTTGTTACCGCTCTGGTGCGATGCCGCCAAACTCCTCGGCACAAAGTTGTCCAGAAAAGCAAGCAGAGTGGTGAGTGGGTTTCCCCGAATCAAGAAAACCGTCAGatcaagaaaaagaagaagaagaagaagcgttCTCCAAAAAGCCTTCTTCTCAACTTTGTGACAATCGAAGAATCGAAACCTGATGACCCGGGTCACGAGCACatcaatggcactttggacattccTGTCGAGCTAGAAGAACAGACTATGGGAAAATATAACTGGGCCACCACGCCAACAACCTTTAAGCCCGACAGCCCAGATTTAGCAAAGCACTACAAGTCTGCCTCTCCACAGCCCACGTTTCAAATCAAACCTGAGACTCCCGTGCCACCCAAGAAGCACCACGTCATTCAGGAACTGCCTCTGGATAACACCTTTGTGGTGGGCTGTGACTCTCTCTCCAAGTGTTCCTCCAGCAGTTCGGACCCTTACAGTGTTTCTGAATGCAGCTGCCAAGGAGGATTCAAAACTCCAGGCTCCATCCACACCAGACAGGTAATCCCaaatttctttttcctccttgcaCCTCTATTTTTCTGCTTCTCTCACTCCCTTTTGCTTTATCTTCCTTTTACTTTCTACTGCCTTTagagttttatttttctttgagcCACTGAATGTTCATGCATGGCTGGAGCACTGAGAAGTAAACAGTATTGTGATTCATCAACactaaaaggaagaaaatgagaaCGGAGTGACTCTTAGCTATGAGGAAATTTTGGATTGCTAAATGCACGTATTAGGGGGGAATTCTTGTCTGCAGATGGCAGTGTGGCACTTCTCGCTCTACATACGATATccctgcaaaacaaaacaaaaataaaggttGTAGGCATGCCCTCCCTAGCTAGCATCTTATGCTCAGGAATCTCAGTAATGTAGGCCAGGTGGAAAGCAATAAGACTTTACAGGATCTGATAAGTGGTTCTTAATGCTAATGGAGTCTGGGATTGCAGACTCCATTCGGTCGAAACAGATTTCTCTCCCCTTCTGCTACCCAACCACTTGTTTTTTCCAGACTTGAAACATATTATCTCAGTTCCAAATACAATCAACAACACTGAAGTTAGAAGGGGAAAATAACATAGATACTGAAAATATTGTCCAGCCTTGAGGGATGCATTGTCGTAGACTCACCCTTTGCTGCAACATTGAGGCACAGCGGCTAAACATCAGCTCCAATTTAATTGTTGTGAGGGTTGGCAAGAGGAAGACTTAGGCTACATATTTCTATTAAGAATATTAAGATAATTCCAAGGGAAATATCTGCCTTGTATATGTTATTATTCTTAGGACATGGTTCAAGGTTTTCCATATTGGGAATGAAATGCCTACCGTGACACTGTTTTTGGAGG
Protein-coding sequences here:
- the PCDH11X gene encoding protocadherin-11 X-linked isoform X3, yielding MDLLSRTYLLAVLLASVVFQSGAQEKNYTVREELPENVLIGNLLKDLNLTLDPDVVLSSPLQFKLVYKTGDVPLVRVEENSGEIFTTSNRIDREKLCSGIFSENRCFYEVEVAVLPDEVFRLVKIRFLIEDINDNAPLFPSTVINISIPENTAINSRYSVPSAVDPDIGVNGIQHYELLKPKTAPKRTFGSITNEQGQNVFGLDIIETPEGDKWPQLIVQQILDREQKDTYVMKIKVEDGGNPPRSSTAILQVTVTDVNDNRPVFKDNDIEVSVPENAPVGTSVSQLHATDADLGSNAQIHFYFSSQISNLAKRLFAIDNTTGLITIKEPLDREESSMHKLTVLASDGSSTPSRATVTVNVTDVNDNIPSIDTRYIINPVNGTVLLSEKAPLNTKIALITVMDKDADLNGKVTCFTDHDVPFRLKPVFDNQFLLETATFLDFETTREYAIKIVASDSGKPPLNQSAMLLIKIKDENDNAPVFTQPIIGLSIPENNAPGTQLTKISATDADSGRNADISYMLGLDAPPIFNLDRRTGILTAVRKLDREKQDRYSFTVLAKDNGMPPLQTNATVTVSVLDQNDNSPAFTHNEYNFYVPENLPMYGTVGLITVTDADSGENAAVTLSILNGRDNFIIDPLTGVIRPNITFDREQQGSYTFQVKAVDGGRLQRSSTAKVTINVVDVNDNRPVFVIPSSNYSYDLVPMSTSPGSVVTKVFAVDNDTGMNAELRYSIIGGNSRGLFVIDQLTGNVSLREKVVSADHGLHRLVIKVNDLGQPESLYTIALVHLFVNETVTNGSYVQELVRRNMETPVGQNVGDGEITPQTNDYVKIIIAIIAGTMTVILVIFVTALVRCRQTPRHKVVQKSKQSGEWVSPNQENRQIKKKKKKKKRSPKSLLLNFVTIEESKPDDPGHEHINGTLDIPVELEEQTMGKYNWATTPTTFKPDSPDLAKHYKSASPQPTFQIKPETPVPPKKHHVIQELPLDNTFVVGCDSLSKCSSSSSDPYSVSECSCQGGFKTPGSIHTRQL